A genomic stretch from Chitinophaga lutea includes:
- a CDS encoding Gfo/Idh/MocA family oxidoreductase has protein sequence MKNNRRDFLKLTGLAAGAALMPGYGAYGQSASQLPQVLHATRMKHTQRFNMCGYAAPKIPTVRIGFVGVGNRGSAAVERVSYIEGVQIKAVCDVRPEKAAAAKARIKTPGHDARLYTAGPNDWKKICERDDIDLLYIATHWALHTPIALYAMEHGKHVAVEIPAATTVEDCWKLVATSEKTKRHCVMLENCCYDFFELLTLNMARQGFFGEIVHAEGAYIHDILESMFDRGKRYDLWRLRENARRNGNLYPTHGLGPVCQVMNINRGDAMDYLTSMSGDDFMMGPMAARLTAEDEFYQPFAGKRFRGNMNTTAIRTKKGRTIMLQHDVTSPRPYSRIHLVSGTKATAQKYPLPGRIATSHEGWLPEDEMKKLEEKYTPAITRKIGELAKAIGGHGGMDFMMDWRLIDCLRNGLPVDMDVYDAALWSAIGPLSEWSVANRSNSISVPDFTAGAWQKNLPVDISLQQGGTTGVNVSPSNK, from the coding sequence ATGAAAAATAACAGAAGAGATTTCCTGAAGCTGACCGGCCTTGCAGCTGGCGCCGCGCTCATGCCTGGTTACGGGGCATACGGGCAGTCGGCCAGCCAACTGCCGCAGGTGCTTCACGCTACCCGGATGAAACACACGCAGCGCTTCAACATGTGCGGGTATGCGGCTCCGAAAATCCCCACGGTCCGTATCGGTTTCGTGGGCGTAGGCAACCGGGGCTCCGCCGCCGTGGAACGCGTGAGTTATATCGAGGGCGTACAAATCAAAGCAGTCTGCGACGTGCGCCCGGAGAAAGCGGCTGCCGCCAAAGCCCGGATTAAAACGCCGGGGCATGATGCCCGGCTGTACACCGCCGGGCCCAACGACTGGAAGAAAATCTGCGAGCGAGACGACATCGACCTGTTGTACATCGCCACCCATTGGGCTTTACATACGCCCATTGCGCTTTATGCCATGGAACACGGCAAACATGTAGCGGTTGAAATACCCGCCGCCACCACCGTAGAAGATTGCTGGAAACTGGTAGCCACTTCCGAAAAAACGAAACGGCATTGTGTGATGCTTGAGAACTGCTGCTACGATTTTTTCGAGTTGCTGACGCTCAACATGGCGAGGCAGGGATTTTTCGGTGAAATCGTTCATGCTGAAGGCGCCTACATCCACGATATTCTCGAAAGTATGTTCGATCGTGGCAAACGATACGACCTGTGGCGGCTACGCGAAAACGCCAGGCGCAATGGTAACCTCTACCCCACTCACGGCCTGGGGCCGGTATGCCAGGTCATGAACATCAACCGCGGCGATGCGATGGATTACCTTACCTCCATGTCGGGCGACGATTTTATGATGGGCCCCATGGCGGCGAGGCTGACCGCGGAGGATGAGTTCTATCAACCCTTTGCCGGCAAACGCTTCCGGGGGAATATGAACACCACCGCCATCCGGACAAAAAAGGGCCGCACGATTATGTTACAGCATGATGTCACTTCGCCGCGTCCTTACTCCCGCATACACCTGGTAAGTGGCACGAAAGCCACCGCGCAGAAGTACCCGCTGCCCGGCAGAATTGCCACGAGCCATGAAGGCTGGCTGCCCGAAGACGAGATGAAAAAACTCGAAGAAAAATATACGCCTGCCATCACTCGTAAAATCGGCGAGCTGGCCAAGGCCATCGGCGGGCATGGCGGTATGGATTTTATGATGGACTGGCGCCTTATCGACTGCCTGAGAAACGGGCTACCGGTTGACATGGACGTGTACGATGCCGCACTTTGGAGCGCCATCGGGCCGCTCAGCGAATGGTCGGTAGCCAACCGATCCAACTCCATCAGCGTACCGGATTTCACCGCCGGCGCGTGGCAGAAAAACCTCCCGGTCGACATCTCCCTGCAGCAGGGCGGTACCACCGGCGTAAACGTATCACCATCCAACAAATAA
- a CDS encoding response regulator, producing the protein MKVLVIEDEPIYQLYLKKYLEKMGLHVFTCETGMSGIQAARREMPDFIILDMGLPDMIGTDCLDILKKDPDTMHIPVIATTADATDEFKTETLYLGAHIYHRKPITPDQLAFYVQKIRDVLEEVNEK; encoded by the coding sequence ATGAAGGTATTGGTAATTGAAGATGAACCTATTTATCAGCTGTATCTGAAAAAATATCTGGAAAAAATGGGGTTGCACGTTTTCACCTGTGAAACGGGTATGAGCGGCATTCAAGCGGCCCGGCGGGAGATGCCGGACTTTATTATACTGGATATGGGATTACCCGATATGATCGGCACCGACTGCCTGGATATCCTGAAGAAGGACCCGGACACTATGCATATTCCTGTTATTGCCACCACGGCAGACGCAACAGATGAATTTAAAACGGAGACTTTATATCTCGGCGCGCATATTTATCACCGGAAACCCATTACCCCTGATCAACTCGCGTTTTATGTACAGAAGATCCGCGATGTTTTAGAAGAGGTGAATGAAAAGTAA
- a CDS encoding dienelactone hydrolase family protein produces the protein MKISVIILLLFTGMHTSAQQADTIRHTLEQAARQAFQAHTLPESATAWQQRRAALYHQILQHSGAVVNHALPVNYRETGRIPMQGYAIRNIYFQTRPGVYATANLYVPEGAGPFPAVVVTHGHWQGGRNSEIFQAVAQQLAMHGYVALTVDAWGAGERTTVHGEHEYHGSCLGASMMNTGHPLLGMQLTDNIRAVDLLASLPFVDAQRIGATGASGGGNQTMWLAAMDERVKAAIPVVSVGTFEAYVMNSNCICELLPAGLTFTEESGVLAMVAPRGLKLFNASRDNNKAFTPAQMQRSFTRAQRIFQLLKAPQQLQYQLFDTTHGYWPEMQEAMLGWFNLQLKGQGDGSPVKIKSPLLLPPAQLATFRRGERDSLVATTARWSRQEGIRIKQQFKPGGQEKQTLKDVLMMEAAPVIKNTTRSGKAGGWDSILITTGNNQQIPLLHRAPRNGSRDYIIVPGQRLPAETDQGVVLIDVWGTGRRSSAAATAIDGQLPPFHTLSRSMLWLGKTVMGQWVGDLQLVHTWLKKQGAQRVSVDATGEVALAAIFHAALYDNTTHLTLRNCPVSYLFDERSGADYFSMAIHLPGILPWGDISMAAGLSSANIAFIEPVSITGRKLGAAELDNYRKEFESLKKKGTVQFIEKKQHEK, from the coding sequence ATGAAAATTTCCGTCATCATATTATTGTTATTCACCGGCATGCACACATCCGCACAACAGGCAGACACGATACGACACACGCTGGAACAAGCTGCCCGGCAAGCCTTCCAGGCGCACACGCTCCCTGAAAGCGCCACGGCCTGGCAGCAGCGGCGCGCGGCATTGTATCATCAAATCCTGCAGCACAGCGGAGCCGTCGTAAATCATGCTTTGCCGGTCAATTACCGCGAAACGGGGCGCATCCCGATGCAAGGATATGCCATCCGCAACATTTATTTTCAAACGCGGCCCGGCGTGTATGCCACGGCCAACCTGTATGTGCCGGAAGGCGCGGGGCCGTTCCCGGCGGTGGTGGTGACGCACGGCCACTGGCAGGGTGGGCGGAACAGTGAGATCTTCCAGGCGGTAGCGCAGCAACTGGCCATGCATGGTTATGTTGCCCTCACCGTCGATGCCTGGGGCGCGGGTGAAAGAACCACTGTGCACGGCGAACATGAATACCACGGCTCCTGCCTGGGCGCATCCATGATGAACACCGGCCACCCGCTGCTGGGCATGCAGCTCACCGACAATATCCGTGCAGTGGACCTGCTCGCGTCTCTCCCTTTTGTGGACGCTCAACGTATAGGCGCTACCGGGGCCAGCGGAGGCGGTAACCAGACGATGTGGCTAGCAGCAATGGACGAGCGCGTCAAAGCCGCCATTCCCGTGGTGAGCGTAGGTACCTTTGAAGCTTATGTCATGAACAGCAACTGTATCTGCGAATTGCTGCCTGCAGGCCTCACCTTCACGGAAGAGTCCGGTGTGCTGGCGATGGTAGCGCCGCGCGGGCTGAAGCTGTTCAATGCCTCCAGGGATAATAACAAAGCGTTTACACCGGCACAAATGCAGCGCAGCTTCACCCGTGCGCAACGCATCTTCCAATTGCTCAAAGCGCCGCAGCAGCTGCAATACCAACTGTTCGATACCACACATGGGTATTGGCCGGAGATGCAGGAAGCCATGCTAGGCTGGTTCAACCTCCAATTGAAAGGCCAGGGCGATGGATCTCCGGTGAAAATCAAATCCCCCCTTTTATTGCCGCCGGCGCAACTGGCGACATTCCGCCGTGGTGAACGGGACTCACTGGTGGCTACTACGGCCCGATGGAGCCGGCAGGAAGGGATTCGGATCAAACAGCAATTCAAACCTGGTGGACAGGAGAAACAGACATTGAAGGATGTGCTGATGATGGAAGCCGCACCTGTCATCAAAAATACCACCCGGAGCGGAAAAGCGGGCGGCTGGGACAGCATTCTCATCACCACCGGCAACAACCAGCAGATCCCCTTGTTGCACCGCGCGCCACGCAATGGCTCCCGCGACTATATCATCGTACCCGGCCAGCGACTGCCCGCAGAAACGGATCAGGGCGTAGTGCTCATCGACGTATGGGGAACGGGGCGCCGCAGTTCCGCCGCTGCTACCGCCATCGACGGGCAGCTTCCTCCTTTTCATACTTTATCGCGCTCCATGCTGTGGCTCGGTAAAACCGTGATGGGGCAGTGGGTGGGCGATCTGCAGCTCGTACATACCTGGCTGAAAAAACAGGGCGCACAGCGCGTCAGCGTCGACGCAACAGGCGAAGTAGCGCTGGCGGCCATCTTTCACGCCGCATTGTACGACAATACCACTCACCTCACACTGCGCAATTGTCCCGTCAGTTACCTGTTCGACGAACGGAGCGGAGCCGACTACTTCAGCATGGCCATTCATCTCCCCGGCATATTGCCCTGGGGCGACATCAGCATGGCAGCCGGCCTGAGCAGCGCCAACATCGCGTTTATCGAACCGGTGTCCATCACCGGCAGGAAACTGGGCGCCGCTGAGCTGGATAACTATCGGAAAGAATTTGAATCACTGAAGAAAAAAGGCACTGTACAATTCATCGAAAAAAAGCAACATGAAAAATAA
- a CDS encoding RNA polymerase sigma factor, which produces MEDAEILQGLADRQEAAFTALHNKYAKLLFARAYQLLKNQADAEEVVQSFFANQLLPFRKWSTVLDLKAYLRRGIYNCCLIMMEREKKRNNRTQRFLAEKLSAFPNATEQVVVQPEMKTYEAAMIHQALSSLTVQQRTAMRLLYVEGFRYNDIARAMNITVNSVKTHLRLGRKHMQQYKELFQSLLCLLLFIHLF; this is translated from the coding sequence ATGGAAGACGCGGAGATCTTACAAGGGTTGGCTGACCGCCAGGAAGCGGCATTTACCGCCTTACATAACAAATATGCAAAATTACTGTTTGCGAGGGCTTATCAGTTGCTGAAGAACCAGGCCGATGCAGAAGAGGTCGTGCAGAGTTTTTTTGCCAATCAGCTGCTGCCGTTCAGGAAATGGAGCACGGTGCTGGATTTGAAAGCCTACCTGCGGCGAGGTATTTACAATTGCTGTCTCATTATGATGGAGCGGGAGAAAAAGCGGAACAACCGTACGCAGCGATTTTTAGCGGAAAAATTATCCGCTTTCCCGAACGCAACGGAACAGGTGGTGGTGCAGCCTGAAATGAAAACGTACGAGGCGGCGATGATTCACCAGGCGTTGTCGTCATTAACAGTTCAGCAACGAACCGCCATGCGCCTCCTTTATGTGGAAGGTTTCCGGTACAACGATATCGCACGGGCGATGAATATCACGGTCAACTCTGTAAAAACACACCTGCGGCTGGGCCGCAAACATATGCAGCAGTACAAAGAGTTATTTCAATCGCTGTTGTGCCTGTTACTTTTCATTCACCTCTTCTAA
- a CDS encoding SusD/RagB family nutrient-binding outer membrane lipoprotein, giving the protein MKKNMLYFLLVASLLSSCTGKFDDMNKNPAKLSDAGARELPFMFTRAQSAATIHRPYYQTISILMPDLYAQYFALTTTSFQTDRYAMNDGWLSRPGIITYVLTLPQLQTIFDNTDRHSGEYALTNIMLAYTFHRLTDYYGPVPYFQAGQAKSSIAYDPQDKIYDDLFKRLDSAVTNLKSGGQSNVFGSYDIIYDGNVQQWIRFANTLRLRLALRISRVDPARAKTEAEAAVAGGVMTASSHSAYIKRSMKGDDANGLSTNAVNNEFSMSSTMASYLKGYNDPRLPVYFQPAVGTGQFKGLRNGSSATDINKPGNRPAQTSNVGPRWVTWNGSTWIGQLEATQPVLHAAEAWFLRAEGALNGWNMDGTAQDLYEKGIAVSMQEWGIVDPAVINNYITSAAVPVAPGDEAGSPAVAATPVKWAATAGMQRAQIGTQKWLALYPDGVEAWAEFRRSGYPVMYPVLQSDNSDLPAGTFIKRLPYSSVEASTNAAALEKARQMLSGPDNAATRVWWDID; this is encoded by the coding sequence ATGAAGAAAAACATGCTTTATTTCCTGTTGGTCGCCTCACTGCTCAGCAGCTGCACCGGGAAATTCGATGATATGAACAAAAACCCGGCAAAATTGTCGGACGCTGGCGCACGCGAATTGCCCTTCATGTTTACCCGGGCACAATCCGCCGCCACCATTCACCGCCCGTACTACCAGACAATTTCCATCCTGATGCCCGATCTGTACGCACAATACTTCGCGCTCACCACCACCAGTTTCCAGACCGACCGGTATGCGATGAACGACGGCTGGCTGTCGCGGCCCGGAATTATCACCTACGTGCTCACCTTACCGCAATTGCAGACGATATTCGACAATACGGACCGCCATTCCGGCGAATACGCGCTGACCAACATCATGCTGGCCTATACGTTTCACCGGCTGACGGACTACTACGGCCCTGTGCCTTATTTCCAGGCCGGGCAGGCCAAAAGCAGTATTGCGTACGATCCGCAGGACAAAATCTATGACGACCTTTTTAAGCGGCTCGATTCTGCCGTGACGAACCTGAAGTCCGGCGGACAGAGCAATGTTTTCGGCAGTTACGATATTATCTACGACGGGAATGTGCAGCAATGGATACGTTTCGCCAACACGCTGCGCCTTCGCCTGGCGCTGCGTATTTCCAGGGTGGATCCCGCGCGCGCCAAAACAGAAGCCGAAGCCGCTGTGGCAGGAGGCGTTATGACAGCGAGTTCCCACAGTGCTTACATCAAACGGTCGATGAAGGGCGACGACGCCAACGGGCTTTCCACCAATGCGGTGAATAACGAATTTTCGATGAGCTCCACTATGGCCTCCTACCTAAAGGGGTACAACGACCCGCGGCTGCCGGTGTACTTTCAGCCGGCAGTGGGCACCGGGCAATTCAAAGGTTTGCGGAACGGCTCATCTGCCACGGACATCAATAAACCCGGCAACCGTCCCGCGCAGACTTCCAATGTAGGCCCGCGTTGGGTAACCTGGAACGGCAGCACCTGGATAGGCCAGCTTGAAGCTACGCAGCCAGTGCTGCACGCGGCCGAAGCCTGGTTCCTCCGCGCGGAAGGCGCACTCAACGGCTGGAATATGGACGGCACGGCACAGGATTTATATGAGAAGGGGATTGCCGTCAGCATGCAGGAATGGGGCATTGTTGATCCGGCTGTAATTAATAATTATATTACATCAGCGGCCGTTCCGGTGGCGCCAGGAGATGAAGCAGGTTCACCCGCGGTAGCTGCCACCCCGGTAAAATGGGCCGCCACGGCGGGCATGCAGCGCGCGCAGATCGGCACGCAAAAATGGCTGGCACTGTATCCCGATGGTGTGGAAGCCTGGGCCGAATTCCGCCGCAGCGGCTACCCTGTGATGTACCCCGTCCTGCAGAGCGACAACAGCGACCTGCCGGCTGGCACATTCATCAAACGGCTGCCCTATTCTTCCGTAGAAGCTTCCACTAATGCAGCAGCCCTCGAAAAAGCAAGGCAAATGCTCAGCGGGCCGGATAACGCCGCCACCAGAGTGTGGTGGGACATCGATTAA
- a CDS encoding TonB-dependent receptor, which yields MKLYIHLLLCAICFAGFKAHAQTTQASISGVVSDDNKQLIPGASVQVRNESTGFTARTVTNAKGEYTIRELPLGGPYVVTVTSVGYADLKRTGYNLSQGDALRVNMEMKVSAVNINEVKVTANALRNKTENFGAATTVSARDIAKLPVNGRNFTSLMDLSPLSRGNNLSGQLASSTNFTIDGTTARNPTSGGGSNSRTGAPYIISMEAIREFKVVTNQYDVTYGRSGGGSVSTVTKAGTNTLSGSAFIYGRADWLSSRYDIRGAKRTNDFSTNQFGFTLGGPIIKDKAHFFVAWDRQADARPLQLADIQSTEDERRLNVTQSTLDQFLQIARSKYGVSSAPQFGSFDKKRKTDAIFARIDWQLNEKNLLTIRENFVNDRNLLGRDDNTAINLYEVYGDANTYNNSLLATLRTVVSPKVTNELKLQHLYTFEESVPGKQLPKQNIPRAIVERVGSKLNNDSLFTSIQLGGQRYSPEHFYNNVAQLVDNVYFNTDKANFTFGTDIMYSHLNSLYGSEMNGRFYFTGLTNFDNERPYRYAREIALAADPALDQNILNAGLYAQMQTRLHRGLEMIVGLRADYTTYMNTANFNQTVFDQLGLRTDNKLNTFQLQPRLQFNWNINEKNTDYLRFGAGIFGSDINNYAMINNMLFDGTKVLSIDIQGAQVPTPDFDAYRKNPATAPGVELFDQLGLPRIGTINTNAKNARIPVVYKANLSYNRLFSDRLKAGITFFTSIARHNYMYVDRNMVDQPYFRLANEGNRGVYVPANTISTRNGATDWMQGRKSTQAGRVLELNADGKVNQFAVVADATWRYWRDGEIAFSYTWNDTKDNTSYNGDVANTATLSLMVPEDPRDLSRMSYSDNQFRHKVVFYGTAPTFWGVSVGVRYSGLGGTRYSLAVNGNVNGDFVNSNDLAYVFDINNTAVPEKIRTNLKSILDNPKVDKGVKDYIRKSMGTIAERNGGINGFYGIWDVRIAKKFKLFRSHSLEVSSDFFNVANMLKKDWGVNKSLGKQNIYSLGGFDAATNNFNYNVNVNTGIVTPSGNPWQIQLGARYAF from the coding sequence ATGAAGCTTTACATCCATCTTTTGCTCTGCGCAATATGCTTTGCCGGTTTCAAAGCACACGCGCAAACCACACAAGCCTCCATCTCCGGTGTTGTTTCAGACGACAACAAACAATTAATCCCGGGCGCTTCCGTACAGGTCCGCAACGAGTCTACCGGCTTTACCGCGCGCACCGTTACCAACGCCAAAGGCGAGTACACCATCCGGGAATTGCCGCTGGGCGGCCCTTACGTGGTGACCGTCACTTCGGTGGGGTATGCAGACCTTAAACGGACCGGGTATAACCTCAGCCAGGGCGATGCCCTGCGGGTGAATATGGAAATGAAAGTGTCTGCCGTGAACATCAACGAGGTAAAGGTAACCGCCAACGCCCTGCGCAACAAAACCGAAAATTTCGGTGCGGCTACCACCGTGAGCGCCAGGGACATTGCGAAGCTGCCCGTAAACGGCCGCAACTTCACATCGCTGATGGACCTGTCTCCGCTCAGCCGCGGCAATAATCTCTCCGGCCAGCTGGCCTCTTCCACCAACTTTACCATCGACGGTACTACCGCCCGTAATCCTACTTCCGGCGGCGGGTCCAACAGCCGTACCGGCGCTCCATACATTATTTCGATGGAAGCCATCCGCGAATTCAAAGTGGTGACCAACCAATACGATGTAACGTATGGCCGCAGCGGCGGTGGCTCTGTGAGCACCGTTACCAAAGCAGGGACCAACACACTCTCGGGGAGCGCCTTCATATATGGCCGTGCCGACTGGCTGTCGAGCCGCTACGATATCCGCGGCGCCAAAAGAACCAACGATTTTTCCACTAACCAGTTCGGGTTTACCCTGGGTGGGCCGATCATCAAAGACAAAGCGCACTTCTTCGTGGCCTGGGACCGCCAGGCAGACGCAAGGCCGCTGCAGCTGGCCGATATCCAGTCTACAGAAGACGAACGGCGCCTGAACGTCACCCAATCCACACTCGACCAGTTCCTCCAGATCGCCCGCAGCAAATACGGCGTTTCCAGTGCCCCGCAGTTCGGTTCGTTCGATAAAAAACGAAAGACCGACGCAATTTTTGCCCGTATCGACTGGCAGTTGAATGAGAAAAACCTGCTCACCATCCGCGAAAACTTCGTGAACGACCGGAACCTCCTCGGCCGCGACGACAACACGGCCATCAACCTGTACGAAGTGTACGGGGATGCCAATACCTACAACAACAGCCTGCTTGCCACACTCCGCACCGTTGTGTCGCCGAAGGTGACCAATGAACTGAAACTGCAGCACCTGTATACGTTTGAAGAAAGCGTTCCGGGCAAACAACTGCCGAAGCAGAACATCCCCCGCGCCATCGTGGAAAGGGTCGGCTCCAAACTCAATAACGACAGCCTTTTCACCTCCATCCAGCTGGGCGGCCAGCGCTATTCGCCGGAACATTTCTACAACAACGTGGCGCAGCTGGTCGACAACGTGTATTTCAATACAGACAAGGCCAACTTCACTTTCGGTACGGACATTATGTACAGCCACCTCAATTCGCTGTACGGCAGTGAAATGAACGGCCGCTTTTATTTTACCGGGCTGACCAATTTCGATAATGAGCGCCCTTACCGCTACGCCCGTGAAATCGCGCTGGCGGCAGACCCTGCGCTGGACCAGAACATCCTCAACGCCGGGCTGTATGCGCAAATGCAAACCCGCCTTCACCGTGGACTTGAAATGATCGTGGGGCTACGCGCTGATTATACCACATACATGAACACCGCCAATTTTAATCAGACCGTATTCGATCAACTGGGCCTTCGCACAGACAACAAGCTCAATACCTTCCAGCTGCAGCCCCGCCTGCAGTTTAACTGGAACATCAACGAAAAGAACACCGACTACCTCCGTTTTGGCGCCGGCATATTCGGTTCGGATATCAACAACTATGCGATGATCAACAACATGTTGTTTGACGGTACGAAAGTATTGTCCATCGACATCCAGGGCGCCCAGGTGCCCACTCCGGATTTCGACGCCTACCGTAAAAACCCGGCCACCGCGCCCGGCGTGGAACTGTTCGATCAGTTGGGCCTGCCCCGCATCGGCACCATCAACACCAATGCGAAAAACGCACGTATACCGGTGGTGTATAAAGCCAACCTTTCTTATAACCGTCTTTTCTCCGACCGCCTGAAAGCAGGTATCACCTTCTTTACCAGCATCGCGCGGCATAACTATATGTATGTAGACCGGAATATGGTGGACCAGCCGTACTTCCGCCTCGCCAACGAAGGCAACCGCGGCGTGTATGTGCCCGCGAACACCATCAGCACCCGCAACGGCGCAACCGACTGGATGCAGGGCCGTAAGAGCACACAGGCGGGCCGTGTACTGGAATTGAATGCAGACGGCAAGGTGAACCAGTTTGCAGTGGTTGCGGATGCTACCTGGCGTTACTGGAGAGACGGGGAAATAGCCTTCAGCTATACCTGGAACGATACCAAAGACAATACCTCCTATAATGGCGACGTAGCCAATACGGCCACGCTTTCCCTGATGGTGCCTGAAGATCCTCGCGACCTGTCGAGGATGAGCTACTCAGACAACCAATTCCGTCACAAAGTGGTGTTCTACGGCACGGCGCCTACCTTCTGGGGCGTGAGCGTAGGGGTGCGGTATTCCGGCCTCGGCGGTACCCGTTATTCACTGGCCGTAAACGGCAACGTGAACGGCGACTTCGTGAATTCAAACGACCTCGCCTATGTGTTCGATATCAACAACACGGCCGTACCGGAAAAAATCCGCACCAACCTTAAGTCTATTCTCGATAACCCGAAAGTGGACAAAGGTGTGAAAGATTACATCCGTAAAAGCATGGGCACTATTGCCGAAAGAAATGGCGGCATTAACGGATTCTATGGCATTTGGGATGTGCGGATAGCTAAAAAATTCAAGCTGTTCAGAAGCCACAGCCTTGAAGTTTCGAGCGATTTCTTCAACGTGGCCAACATGCTGAAAAAAGACTGGGGCGTCAACAAATCCCTGGGCAAACAGAACATTTATTCGCTGGGCGGCTTCGACGCGGCCACCAACAATTTCAACTACAATGTGAACGTGAACACCGGCATCGTAACGCCTTCCGGCAATCCCTGGCAGATACAGCTGGGCGCGCGGTACGCGTTCTGA
- a CDS encoding glucosamine-6-phosphate deaminase, which produces MQVITSNSNRELGTAAGKAAAALIRKTIQEKGGANIILATGTSQFETLRQLISEEGIAWEKVTMFHLDEYIGLPVTHPASFRKYLQERFLAKVPVLKAVVLINGEVPPPDEINRIGDLIRRHPIDVALVGIGENGHLAFNDPPADFDTTAPYIVVNLDGACRRQQMNEGWFATVDDVPAQAISMSVHQIMQSAHIICSVPGARKAQAVKDSLERPVSNLYPASILQQHPDCVFYLDEESAALLDQPVKTK; this is translated from the coding sequence ATGCAAGTCATTACATCTAACAGCAACCGCGAGTTGGGTACTGCGGCCGGGAAGGCTGCTGCCGCACTCATACGGAAAACCATTCAGGAGAAAGGCGGCGCCAATATCATTCTCGCCACCGGCACCAGCCAGTTTGAAACCCTCCGGCAACTCATTTCAGAGGAAGGGATTGCGTGGGAAAAGGTGACCATGTTCCATCTTGACGAGTACATCGGCCTCCCCGTCACCCATCCTGCTAGCTTCCGCAAATATCTGCAGGAGCGATTTCTCGCCAAGGTACCCGTGCTGAAAGCCGTCGTACTGATCAACGGTGAAGTACCGCCGCCAGATGAGATCAACCGCATCGGCGATCTCATCCGCCGCCACCCGATAGACGTGGCGCTGGTAGGCATCGGCGAAAACGGCCACCTGGCGTTCAACGATCCCCCGGCGGATTTCGATACCACGGCGCCGTACATCGTCGTCAACCTCGACGGGGCCTGCCGCCGGCAGCAAATGAACGAAGGCTGGTTCGCTACGGTGGATGATGTGCCGGCGCAAGCCATCAGTATGTCTGTACACCAGATCATGCAATCGGCCCACATCATTTGTTCCGTGCCCGGCGCACGCAAGGCGCAGGCTGTGAAAGACAGCCTCGAACGACCGGTCAGCAACCTCTATCCGGCCAGTATCCTGCAACAGCACCCTGATTGCGTGTTTTATCTGGACGAGGAATCTGCCGCACTGCTGGATCAGCCGGTAAAAACGAAATAA